The following proteins come from a genomic window of Anopheles ziemanni chromosome 3, idAnoZiCoDA_A2_x.2, whole genome shotgun sequence:
- the LOC131288552 gene encoding uncharacterized protein LOC131288552: MIVSEMLPELLFSVGGGMQDFSKDDLGLLGSGVVSGDKDLLGHPHSQQSHDQHHHTGSQPIHLHPSGSGSVGLVSGIDEIKLTHIPDLLEPADGSKLEDSERDLYPWHTGTNIGSRFLRSSDDPLISGGTNDNPHDNELSVPTVSQSMCPSPTTPPPKHRHPSVVLSPELRETTLSPLPTPPKANATIQQQQKRTNGGAAPRARRKGPLKLRFHHQALPQEYLDHYEATQNSLQRKESAQHSQSSRPARQNKQQTAQQTRKAMMERQAAQEREERANESVRSWLQKILELQKEGVSLAPLKDEPAQMVQSPSQATPPGVADSGVTNQSGSPPKRVVNYTDLPYMGEITLDNSKPRRGRKPKKADICHLIYKNYGTILPGTPNRELGPEKSGAITKGCSKSVASLLERRLTSCDERKSKPSGESEPSEPKDDSPVKGRRKEEPLNLCVRDSGGSVSNGVLGGESFSLSSSEEDPDEVFASSCPTPIITASDICTDQALAANMKLSLPTLQSSSGSTTETPSTADTPPGCMYWSTNPASSSLFAHPISMYYPVAAASGEDSSKTSDEQVRPGRSGRVGAPSSTASSPPISPSGLKAEQQHPMLVPKHISQLMKNDKQSGPSSGNQRSPPAQKRKRSAIFIPPVPAENSSNPATEVSICKFKFTGGAKPCLQEKKILSVDSGGNFRYYSGTGDKSMRGYEFFPRESLQQSSINATSTTGAFLNASGERISCDLPPPSLGLSNDLLQIPEFPTSPQPPGPAGSLAGDPTSPSPSTGSPSIRLHPNTAASERRRRKSRRATQRESLEKTFKEKGFLIQTQQLQSAEGATYCKFRQLRKFTRYLFRSWKDYLPGELQQEQQHAPLQDGELPGMILPPIVTSTRDTPPQVHCVDEGSSLLRTSSTRSSMQMETVDICESPHHRSTPPIVTTHHRLRRSRRTSTASATSQHVHSETLVIDASYHKRSGSLSPVVD, translated from the exons ATGATCGTTTCGGAAATGCTCCCAGAATTGCTGTTTTCGG TTGGAGGAGGTATGCAAGACTTCTCCAAGGATGATCTAGGACTACTAGGCTCGGGTGTTGTAAGCGGCGACAAGGACCTTCTTGGGCATCCGCATTCACAGCAGTCACACGATCAGCATCACCACACTGGAAGCCAGcctattcatctccatccgtCCGGAAGTGGAAGTGTGGGACTCGTGAGTGGTAtcgatgaaataaaattaacccACATACCGGACCTTCTGGAGCCGGCGGATGGCAGCAAGTTGGAAGACTCGGAACGTGATCTCTACCCTTGGCACACCGGAACCAACATCGGGAGTAGATTTCT GCGCAGCTCTGATGATCCGCTGATCTCCGGTGGTACCAACGACAATCCGCACGATAATGAACTTAGTGTGCCCACGGTCAGCCAGTCCATGTGTCCGTCgccaacaacaccaccaccgaagCACCGTCACCCGAGCGTCGTCCTGTCACCGGAGCTACGTGAAACGACACTGTCGCCCTTGCCGACGCCACCGAAGGCTAACGCCACCATC caacagcagcagaaacgtACGAACGGTGGGGCGGCACCTAGGGCGCGCCGAAAGGGACCGCTCAAGCTGCGCTTCCATCACCAGGCACTGCCGCAGGAGTACCTCGACCACTATGAGGCAACGCAGAACAGTCTGCAGCGCAAAGAATCAGCCCAGCACAGTCAATCGAGTCGTCCGGCCCGACAGAATAAGCAGCAGACGGCCCAGCAAACAAGGAAGGCCATGATGGAGCGTCAGGCTGCCCAGGAACGAGAGGAGCGAGCGAACGAATCTGTGCGCAGCTGGCTGCAGAAGATCCTGGAGCTGCAGAAGGAGGGCGTTTCGCTGGCTCCACTCAAGGACGAACCGGCCCAAATGGTGCAATCGCCTTCACAAGCTACTCCTCCGGGTGTGGCCGACAGCGGTGTCACCAATCAGAGCGGATCTCCACCGAAACGTGTGGTCAACTACACCGATCTGCCGTACATGGGCGAGATTACGTTGGATAACTCCAAACCACGGCGCGGCCGCAAACCGAAGAAAGCCGATATATGCCATTTGATCTACAAGAACTACGGAACGATCCTCCCCGGCACTCCTAACCGAGAGCTGGGGCCGGAAAAGTCGGGTGCGATCACGAAGGGGTGCTCCAAATCCGTCGCAAGCCTACTCGAACGACGCCTGACGTCGTGCGATGAGAGGAAAAGCAAACCGAGCGGAGAATCGGAACCATCCGAACCGAAGGACGATAGCCCGGTCAAAGGTCGGCGAAAGGAGGAACCGTTGAATCTGTGTGTGCGCGATTCGGGTGGGAGTGTGAGCAATGGCGTTCTCGGAGGTGAATCGTTTAGTCTTTCGAGTTCGGAAGAGGATCCGGACGAGGTGTTTGCCTCGTCCTGCCCAACACCAATTATTACCGCATCGGATATCTGCACCGACCAGGCACTGGCGGCAAATATGAAGTTGTCTCTCCCGACGTTACAATCTTCGTCGGGAAGCACAACAGAGACTCCGTCCACAGCCGATACTCCCCCGGGGTGTATGTACTGGTCAACGAACCCGGCAAGCAGTAGTCTCTTTGCCCATCCCATCTCAATGTACTATCCAGTAGCAGCGGCATCTGGAGAAGATTCAAGCAAAACTTCCGACGAGCAAGTTCGTCCTGGGCGAAGTGGCCGTGTGGGAGCACCTTCATCGACCGCCTCGTCTCCACCGATATCTCCGAGTGGGTTGAAAGCTGAACAACAACATCCGATGCTGGTTCCGAAGCATATTTCGCAGTTGATGAAAAACGACAAGCAATCCGGCCCAAGCAGCGGCAATCAACGGTCTCCTCCGGCGCAGAAACGTAAGCGATCGGCCATTTTCATACCACCGGTCCCGGCAGAGAACAGCTCCAATCCGGCCACGGAGGTGAGCATCTGCAAGTTCAAATTCACCGGTGGAGCCAAACCGTGCCTGCAGGAGAAGAAAATACTGAGCGTCGATTCGGGCGGCAACTTTCGGTACTACTCTGGCACGGGTGACAAATCGATGCGTGGCTATGAGTTCTTCCCACGAGAAAGCCTTCAGCAGAGCAGCATCAACGCCACCAGCACGACCGGTGCGTTCCTTAATGCGTCCGGTGAGCGCATTTCGTGCGATCTGCCACCACCGTCGCTTGGACTGAGCAACGATTTGTTGCAAATTCCGGAATTTCCAACGTCACCGCAACCGCCAGGTCCGGCAGGATCGCTCGCGGGCGATCCGACGTCACCGTCACCCTCCACCGGCAGCCCCTCGATTCGACTGCACCCGAACACTGCGGCCTCCGAGCGGCGTCGACGGAAGAGCCGCCGGGCGACGCAGCGCGAATCGCTGGAGAAAACTTTCAAAGAGAAGGGCTTTCTCATCCAGACGCAGCAGCTACAATCGGCCGAAGGTGCGACCTACTGTAAATTCCGACAATTACGCAAATTTACCCGCTATCTCTTCCGAAGCTGGAAAGACTATCTCCCGGGCGAGCtacagcaggagcagcagcacgcTCCACTACAGGATGGGGAACTGCCCGGTATGATACTGCCACCGATCGTCACGTCGACACGTGACACACCGCCTCAGGTGCACTGCGTGGACGAGGGATCATCTCTGTTGCGCACTTCATCCACGCGCAGCAGCATGCAAATGGAAACGGTCGACATCTGCGAGTCGCCCCATCACCGAAGCACTCCGCCGATCGTAACGACGCACCATCGGTTGAGGCGAAGCCGGCGTACATCGACGGCAAGTGCCACCTCACAGCACGTCCATTCCGAAACGTTAGTGATCGATGCGTCCTATCACAAGCGAAGCGGTAGTTTATCGCCTGTTGTCGACTAA